One window of Aerococcus tenax genomic DNA carries:
- the cdaA gene encoding diadenylate cyclase CdaA has protein sequence MDWESIFSWSHAFDLIDILIVWLIIYQLLKLIRGTRAVNIFNGIIIFLLFKMVSTVFQLETIDWIMNSIIQWSVIGIIIIFQPEIRNGLDHLGQSLRMRNLRNTQNDPVEQMIEEIIRACQYMAKRRIGALISIEDTQSLTEYANTGIKLDADITEQLLINIFIPNTPLHDGSVVIQDMKISSAASFLPLSENPEIPKELGTRHRAAVGLSEVTDAVVVVVSEETGDISLTYKGKVMRDLSEEEIRETLRQHFAESEDGDSIIEGNHFLKNIFQKKNGGDKDE, from the coding sequence ATGGATTGGGAATCAATTTTCAGCTGGTCACATGCCTTTGACCTGATCGATATCTTGATTGTTTGGCTCATCATCTATCAGTTGCTCAAGTTAATCCGGGGCACGCGGGCGGTCAATATCTTTAATGGCATCATTATCTTTTTACTTTTTAAAATGGTTTCGACCGTCTTTCAATTAGAAACCATCGACTGGATCATGAATAGTATTATCCAGTGGTCAGTCATCGGGATTATCATTATTTTCCAACCGGAAATTAGAAACGGCCTCGACCATCTCGGCCAAAGCTTACGAATGAGAAATTTACGAAATACCCAAAATGACCCCGTTGAGCAAATGATTGAAGAAATTATCCGGGCTTGCCAGTACATGGCTAAGCGGCGGATCGGGGCTTTAATCTCCATTGAAGATACCCAATCGCTTACCGAATATGCCAACACGGGAATCAAATTGGATGCGGATATTACTGAACAACTCCTCATTAATATCTTCATTCCCAACACCCCGCTCCATGACGGGTCGGTGGTGATCCAAGATATGAAGATTAGCTCAGCAGCCAGTTTCCTCCCCCTCTCAGAAAACCCCGAAATTCCTAAGGAACTAGGCACCCGCCACCGGGCTGCGGTTGGCCTCAGTGAAGTCACCGATGCGGTAGTGGTGGTGGTTTCTGAAGAGACCGGTGACATTTCCCTCACCTATAAAGGAAAAGTTATGCGCGACCTTTCTGAAGAAGAAATCCGCGAGACTCTCCGCCAACATTTTGCTGAGAGCGAAGACGGCGATTCCATCATCGAAGGCAACCATTTCTTGAAGAATATCTTCCAAAAGAAAAATGGAGGTGACAAAGATGAATAA
- the thiD gene encoding bifunctional hydroxymethylpyrimidine kinase/phosphomethylpyrimidine kinase, which produces MTFNKNDLLVYAITPDRFDHDELIQQVKEVLAGGATILQLRLKDHPFKDQEEKLDLTKKIKALCQEAGVPFIIDDDYELALAVDADGLHVGEDDLPVDQARQLLGPEKIIGASAKSLDAALKAQAAGADYLGVGALYPTQSKANAQGTSLTTLRAIAQGVNIPIVGIGGINLDNMANLRDQGLAGVALISALFKAENPYQATQEIRKAAEKLFKLQAVLTIAGSDSSGGAGIQADLKTMQANGVFGMSAITSVTAQNTRGVTGVYDLSPEALASQLQAVFEDIPPASVKIGMVSQVELVEEIAKALKNYQAKYVVVDPVMVATSGSNLIQDQAVQVLADQVFPLACLITPNIPESQVLAGQDIHSAADMEAAAKKISQTYQVAVLCKGGHRVNDANDVLVTPEGQVHWFKGERVDNPNTHGTGCTLSSAIASNLAKGDDLVTAIARAKTYLSLALKDQLDLGQGSGPLNHGFGLLTYYPSDH; this is translated from the coding sequence ATGACATTCAATAAAAATGATTTATTGGTCTATGCCATTACGCCCGACCGTTTTGATCATGACGAATTAATCCAGCAAGTCAAAGAGGTCTTAGCAGGTGGGGCGACGATTTTACAGTTACGTTTAAAGGACCATCCCTTTAAAGACCAAGAGGAGAAGCTGGATCTAACTAAAAAAATTAAAGCCCTCTGCCAAGAAGCAGGTGTCCCCTTTATTATTGATGATGATTATGAACTGGCCCTGGCGGTAGATGCTGACGGCCTCCATGTTGGAGAAGATGACCTGCCAGTCGACCAGGCTAGACAACTGCTCGGCCCGGAAAAAATTATCGGGGCTTCGGCTAAAAGTTTGGATGCCGCTCTAAAAGCCCAGGCGGCTGGTGCAGACTACTTGGGAGTTGGCGCCCTCTATCCGACCCAGTCTAAGGCCAATGCCCAAGGCACTAGTCTGACCACCTTGCGAGCTATTGCCCAAGGGGTGAATATTCCCATTGTAGGCATTGGTGGGATTAACTTAGATAATATGGCCAATTTACGGGACCAGGGGCTGGCCGGGGTGGCTCTGATTTCTGCTTTGTTTAAGGCGGAAAACCCCTACCAAGCGACTCAAGAAATCCGTAAAGCTGCTGAAAAGCTTTTTAAACTCCAAGCCGTCCTTACCATTGCCGGCTCAGATTCCAGTGGGGGAGCGGGTATTCAAGCGGACCTCAAGACCATGCAGGCCAATGGAGTCTTTGGCATGAGTGCTATTACTTCAGTGACCGCCCAAAATACTAGGGGTGTGACCGGGGTCTATGACCTCAGTCCCGAGGCCTTGGCTAGCCAACTCCAGGCTGTTTTTGAGGATATCCCTCCGGCTAGTGTCAAGATTGGCATGGTCTCCCAAGTGGAATTAGTAGAGGAAATCGCCAAAGCCCTTAAAAACTATCAGGCTAAATATGTCGTAGTAGACCCGGTCATGGTCGCAACGAGCGGGTCCAACTTGATCCAAGACCAAGCGGTACAGGTCTTGGCTGACCAGGTATTCCCGCTCGCTTGCTTAATTACTCCCAATATTCCTGAAAGCCAGGTCTTAGCAGGACAAGATATCCATTCGGCAGCCGATATGGAAGCCGCCGCTAAGAAAATTAGTCAGACCTACCAAGTCGCAGTCCTCTGTAAGGGCGGCCATCGAGTTAATGATGCTAACGATGTCCTGGTGACTCCTGAGGGCCAGGTCCACTGGTTTAAGGGCGAGCGGGTTGATAACCCCAATACCCATGGCACCGGCTGTACGCTATCCAGTGCCATTGCCAGCAACTTAGCCAAGGGGGATGACTTAGTTACTGCCATTGCTCGGGCTAAGACCTATCTCAGCCTGGCCCTTAAAGATCAATTAGACCTTGGCCAGGGGAGTGGGCCTTTGAACCATGGCTTTGGACTATTGACTTATTACCCCAGTGACCATTAA
- a CDS encoding hydroxyethylthiazole kinase: protein MSKKTSIPFAKYSQQVKEKAPLIQVLNNYVTIHDVANVILASGGRPVMTDNLPNSQDVVKTADLLLLNAASPRPNQELLDLAAIAKNDYHPVVLDPVGVSAMPSKLKLCQDLIDRDLVSAVKGNASEIRSLLFEKSQGSGVDLGPGDEVTLANLADFAPAFKAYALEKGIILAMSGPIDLVTDGERLAVIENGHPWMASYTGSGCQLSGVLASFLAGNPDEDSFYLATAAMISYGVAGEIAAQVLQPYEGNATYSNRVIDQVFLLEAKELERRAKYDIQ, encoded by the coding sequence ATGTCTAAAAAAACAAGCATTCCCTTTGCGAAATATAGTCAGCAGGTCAAGGAGAAAGCCCCGCTGATCCAAGTTTTAAATAATTATGTCACTATCCATGATGTGGCCAATGTGATTTTGGCCAGTGGCGGGCGTCCCGTGATGACCGATAACTTACCTAATAGTCAGGATGTGGTCAAGACAGCTGACCTTTTGCTATTGAATGCCGCTAGTCCCAGACCTAATCAGGAATTGTTGGACCTCGCCGCCATAGCGAAAAATGACTACCATCCCGTGGTCTTAGATCCAGTGGGGGTTTCAGCTATGCCGTCTAAATTAAAGCTCTGTCAAGATCTGATTGACCGGGATCTAGTAAGCGCGGTAAAGGGGAATGCTTCGGAAATTCGAAGCCTCCTCTTTGAAAAAAGCCAAGGATCTGGGGTTGACCTGGGTCCTGGAGACGAGGTGACCTTGGCTAACCTGGCTGATTTTGCCCCGGCCTTTAAAGCTTATGCCCTAGAAAAAGGAATTATCCTAGCCATGTCAGGTCCGATTGACTTAGTGACTGATGGCGAACGGCTGGCAGTCATTGAAAATGGTCACCCCTGGATGGCTTCTTATACGGGATCAGGTTGCCAGTTAAGCGGCGTCTTAGCCAGTTTTTTAGCCGGTAATCCGGATGAGGATTCTTTTTACCTAGCTACAGCAGCTATGATTAGCTATGGGGTGGCGGGAGAAATCGCTGCTCAAGTGCTCCAGCCTTATGAGGGCAATGCCACTTATTCCAACCGGGTGATTGACCAGGTCTTCTTATTAGAGGCCAAAGAATTAGAAAGGAGAGCCAAGTATGACATTCAATAA
- the apf gene encoding aggregation-promoting factor, giving the protein MNMKKVLVGTSIALSALVSFAAGETTEAHAAEWQARSVEEIKADFQKLDDNEKVYVIKSGDTLNAIAQAADVNTKELAEINNIENANLIFPGTKLTFKSDQSGKVNEVEVEKQGQAAQVYTVDETAGQTYQAPATVQAAPAAAPAPAPAPAPAQSAYTGSSSSAKEIIAQRESGGSYSATNGQYIGRYQLSASYLNGDYSPANQERVADQYVAGRYGSWDNALAFWNANGWY; this is encoded by the coding sequence ATGAATATGAAGAAAGTTTTAGTAGGTACCTCAATCGCTTTATCAGCCTTAGTAAGTTTTGCTGCTGGGGAAACGACTGAAGCACACGCAGCTGAATGGCAAGCACGTTCAGTTGAAGAAATCAAAGCTGACTTCCAAAAATTAGATGACAACGAAAAAGTTTATGTCATTAAATCTGGTGACACCTTAAACGCTATTGCTCAAGCAGCAGATGTGAACACCAAAGAATTAGCTGAAATCAACAACATCGAAAATGCTAACTTAATCTTTCCAGGAACTAAATTAACCTTCAAATCTGACCAATCAGGTAAGGTTAATGAAGTTGAAGTAGAAAAACAAGGTCAAGCAGCTCAAGTTTACACCGTTGATGAAACTGCTGGTCAAACTTACCAAGCACCAGCAACTGTTCAAGCTGCACCAGCTGCTGCTCCAGCACCTGCACCAGCTCCAGCTCCAGCACAAAGCGCTTACACTGGTTCTTCTTCATCCGCTAAAGAAATCATTGCTCAACGTGAATCTGGTGGTTCATACTCAGCAACTAACGGCCAATACATCGGACGTTACCAATTAAGCGCTTCTTACTTAAACGGTGACTACTCCCCAGCTAACCAAGAACGTGTGGCTGACCAATACGTAGCCGGTCGTTACGGTTCATGGGACAACGCTTTAGCATTCTGGAACGCTAACGGTTGGTACTAA
- the nadC gene encoding carboxylating nicotinate-nucleotide diphosphorylase, translated as MANPKQVSNFINLNQDIIDELITLAFKEDIPYEDLSTNAIYQGQAAQVELLAKQAGVICGLDLFKRVFLHLDPEVQFESLVRDGDRVAKQETLMVIKASVNTLLSGERIALNFLQRMSGIATATRRFVDALEGSGIKLLDTRKTTPAYRPLEKYAVRVGGGYNHRYSLSDQIMLKDNHVAAAGGVKEAIQAAKAYAPFVKKIEIEVEDLDMVRAAVEAGADIIMLDNMDHDTMGEAIAIINGQAIIEASGNFTWDNVTDYKDLAIDYISSGAITHSAGILDLSLKHLKVRK; from the coding sequence ATGGCTAATCCAAAACAAGTGTCTAATTTTATAAATCTGAACCAAGATATTATTGATGAATTAATTACCCTCGCTTTTAAGGAAGATATTCCTTATGAAGACCTGTCGACCAATGCTATTTACCAGGGGCAAGCAGCCCAGGTAGAGCTCTTAGCTAAGCAAGCGGGAGTGATTTGTGGTTTGGATCTCTTCAAGCGGGTTTTCTTACATTTGGACCCTGAAGTTCAATTTGAGAGTCTGGTCCGAGATGGTGACCGCGTAGCTAAGCAAGAGACCCTGATGGTGATCAAGGCCTCCGTCAATACCCTCTTAAGTGGCGAACGGATTGCCCTTAACTTCCTTCAAAGAATGAGTGGGATTGCTACGGCTACCCGTCGTTTTGTAGATGCCTTAGAAGGCAGTGGGATAAAGTTACTGGATACCCGTAAAACTACCCCAGCCTACCGCCCCTTGGAAAAATATGCAGTCCGGGTAGGGGGCGGCTATAACCACCGTTACTCTCTATCTGACCAAATTATGCTCAAGGATAACCATGTTGCTGCTGCCGGTGGGGTCAAAGAAGCCATCCAAGCGGCTAAGGCCTATGCCCCTTTTGTGAAGAAGATTGAAATTGAAGTCGAGGACTTGGACATGGTCAGAGCGGCAGTGGAGGCTGGAGCTGATATTATTATGCTCGATAATATGGACCATGACACCATGGGGGAAGCCATTGCGATCATTAACGGCCAAGCGATTATAGAAGCTTCAGGCAACTTTACCTGGGACAATGTCACAGATTATAAGGACCTAGCCATTGACTATATCTCTAGTGGGGCCATTACCCATTCGGCCGGAATCTTAGATTTGTCCCTCAAACATTTGAAAGTGAGGAAGTAG